The following proteins are encoded in a genomic region of Enterocloster clostridioformis:
- a CDS encoding sensor histidine kinase has translation MYMERPGKNIWGRLSLEKKILLAVTLMILTLFVSNIFIYLQVNKIAGKMDTVYASNVNLSELSEALEHVQKDMGDYVSVKSSDSLESYYKSQQEYQEFLERLNDKTVDKPGKILEKNIRMMSESYLAVTQDAVQAKRGRNVERYREAYERALTLYQYINMRISELNELQFKNNSASYQTMREALRYMEVFNMVILMIVMLAGIMVLRMLVKDMVTPLTSLARTANLVGQGNFNVKMPDTDSNDEIGIVTRTFNQMVGSLEEYVAKVKEGAEKEQELLERELLMENHLKEARLKYLQSQINPHFLFNSLNAGAQLAMMEDAEKTCIFLDKMAEFFRYNVKKGLEDATVGDETAAAENYIYILNVRFAGDIQFKESIDQRVLDVKMPSMILQPIVENAVRHGIRGMEENGTILLTVHGCRDSIRISVRDNGKGMSRERILEVMEGRRQETPEDGDSTGIGLDNVVSRLELYYQQKGLVQIVSEGPGMGTEVIIHIPVKEEIGNVSDITGR, from the coding sequence ATGTATATGGAAAGACCGGGAAAGAACATATGGGGCCGCCTGAGCCTGGAGAAGAAGATACTGCTGGCCGTAACCCTTATGATACTGACGTTATTTGTAAGCAATATATTTATCTATCTCCAGGTAAATAAAATAGCCGGAAAGATGGATACGGTTTATGCCAGCAATGTCAATCTGAGCGAGCTGTCAGAGGCATTGGAACATGTGCAGAAGGACATGGGGGACTATGTGTCCGTAAAGAGCTCGGACAGCCTTGAGAGCTATTATAAAAGCCAGCAGGAATACCAGGAATTTTTAGAACGCCTGAATGACAAAACAGTTGACAAGCCGGGAAAAATCCTGGAAAAAAACATCCGTATGATGTCGGAATCCTATCTGGCCGTGACTCAGGATGCGGTCCAGGCCAAACGGGGACGGAATGTGGAACGGTACAGGGAGGCTTATGAGAGGGCCCTTACCCTGTACCAGTACATCAACATGCGTATATCGGAGCTCAACGAGCTTCAGTTTAAAAATAACTCTGCCAGTTACCAGACCATGAGGGAAGCCCTTCGCTATATGGAGGTGTTCAATATGGTAATTCTGATGATTGTCATGCTGGCTGGGATTATGGTGCTCAGGATGCTGGTAAAGGATATGGTGACGCCCCTTACCAGTCTGGCGAGGACAGCGAATCTGGTGGGGCAGGGGAACTTCAACGTAAAGATGCCGGACACGGATTCCAACGACGAGATTGGCATTGTCACCAGAACCTTCAACCAGATGGTAGGCAGCCTGGAGGAGTATGTGGCTAAGGTAAAGGAAGGGGCGGAGAAGGAGCAGGAACTTTTGGAGCGGGAGCTTTTGATGGAAAACCACCTGAAGGAAGCCCGTCTTAAATACCTGCAGTCCCAGATTAATCCCCATTTTCTGTTTAATTCCCTCAATGCCGGAGCCCAGCTGGCTATGATGGAGGACGCGGAAAAAACCTGTATTTTTCTGGACAAGATGGCGGAATTTTTCCGCTACAATGTGAAGAAGGGGCTGGAGGACGCCACGGTGGGGGATGAGACGGCTGCGGCTGAAAATTATATCTACATACTGAATGTGCGGTTTGCAGGGGATATACAGTTTAAAGAGTCCATTGACCAGCGGGTTTTGGATGTGAAGATGCCCAGCATGATATTGCAGCCCATTGTGGAGAATGCGGTCAGACATGGGATCCGCGGCATGGAAGAAAACGGTACAATTCTTCTTACGGTTCACGGGTGCAGGGATTCCATCCGCATCAGTGTGCGGGATAACGGAAAGGGCATGAGCCGTGAGAGGATTCTTGAGGTAATGGAAGGCAGGAGGCAGGAAACGCCGGAGGACGGCGATTCCACGGGAATCGGCCTGGACAATGTGGTCAGCCGCCTGGAATTGTATTATCAGCAAAAGGGCCTGGTCCAGATTGTAAGCGAAGGCCCCGGAATGGGGACCGAGGTCATTATCCATATTCCGGTGAAGGAGGAGATTGGAAATGTTTCGGATATTACTGGCAGATGA
- a CDS encoding response regulator → MFRILLADDEGIMLESLKHIITTSFGSECDIRCVKTGRAVVEMAESFHPDIAFVDIHMPGLSGIQAIQEIRKVNNEMIIIIITAYDKFAYAKEAVNLGVMEYLTKPISNKKVILDVCMKAMQRVEEARQKRSDNLKIRERLEIVVPMIESGFIYSMLQDDGAADSSGYEELLGIRDNYGFCLVLEFGDRDESGRLTNAIGSSVKANKYYQDMREIVKDYFSCITGPVMGNRVVLFVPSSEPTLKYEERVEVITRTRTMLQKLEKHIGSDFRSGIGSTKTLGNAKESYGEALRALRESVSHVVHITDIPSRQGDVTGEYPKELENSYYERGLKADSEGAAACGAELFSCIEGMYGCREDMEAKILELIMQLEYRICAKDGTEFGMKPRGSYIREIRDASDSDKLCHWFLEKTREICKCAGTEKKKEMEYLVDTVRKYIDENYQKDISLDEISRMVNISPYYFSKLFKQGTGENFIEYLTRTRMRQACVCLQNPDYSIKQICAMVGYSDPNYFSRIFKKYEGVNPSEYRERLENGTGRG, encoded by the coding sequence ATGTTTCGGATATTACTGGCAGATGATGAGGGAATTATGCTGGAGTCCCTTAAGCATATCATTACCACCAGCTTTGGAAGTGAATGCGATATACGATGCGTCAAAACAGGCAGGGCTGTGGTGGAGATGGCTGAAAGTTTTCACCCGGATATAGCATTTGTGGACATCCATATGCCGGGGCTCAGCGGAATCCAGGCTATCCAGGAGATCAGGAAGGTCAATAATGAGATGATTATTATTATCATTACGGCCTACGATAAATTCGCCTATGCAAAGGAGGCGGTGAACCTGGGTGTCATGGAGTATCTGACAAAGCCTATTTCCAATAAAAAGGTGATTTTGGACGTGTGCATGAAAGCCATGCAGCGGGTGGAGGAAGCCAGGCAGAAGCGGAGCGACAACCTTAAAATCAGGGAGAGGCTGGAAATTGTGGTGCCCATGATTGAGAGCGGGTTTATCTACAGCATGCTTCAGGACGACGGCGCAGCGGACAGTTCCGGCTACGAGGAACTGTTGGGAATCAGGGACAATTACGGTTTCTGCCTGGTGCTGGAATTCGGAGACAGGGATGAGAGCGGCAGGCTGACCAATGCAATCGGCTCCAGCGTAAAGGCCAACAAGTATTATCAGGATATGAGGGAAATCGTGAAGGATTATTTTTCCTGTATCACCGGGCCTGTCATGGGCAACCGGGTGGTGCTGTTTGTGCCTTCCTCTGAGCCGACGCTTAAATATGAAGAACGGGTGGAGGTCATCACCAGGACCAGGACCATGCTCCAGAAGCTGGAGAAACACATCGGAAGCGATTTCCGCAGCGGCATCGGGAGTACAAAAACCCTGGGAAACGCGAAGGAGTCATACGGGGAGGCGCTGAGGGCCCTGCGGGAGAGCGTCAGCCATGTGGTCCACATCACGGATATTCCCAGCAGGCAGGGGGATGTGACAGGGGAATATCCAAAGGAGCTGGAAAACAGTTATTACGAGCGGGGGCTGAAGGCGGACAGCGAGGGAGCGGCTGCCTGCGGGGCGGAGCTTTTTTCCTGCATTGAGGGAATGTATGGGTGCCGGGAGGACATGGAGGCCAAGATATTGGAGCTTATCATGCAGTTGGAGTACCGGATTTGTGCAAAGGACGGAACTGAATTCGGCATGAAGCCCAGGGGCAGCTATATACGCGAGATAAGGGATGCATCTGACAGCGACAAATTGTGCCACTGGTTCCTGGAAAAGACGCGGGAAATATGCAAATGCGCGGGAACTGAGAAAAAGAAGGAGATGGAATACCTGGTGGATACGGTGAGGAAATACATTGACGAAAATTACCAGAAGGATATTTCCCTGGATGAGATATCCAGGATGGTAAACATAAGTCCCTATTATTTCAGCAAGCTGTTCAAACAGGGTACAGGGGAAAATTTCATAGAATACCTGACCAGAACCAGGATGAGACAGGCCTGCGTCTGTCTTCAGAACCCGGATTACAGTATCAAGCAGATATGTGCCATGGTAGGATACAGCGATCCCAATTATTTCAGCCGTATTTTTAAGAAATACGAGGGCGTCAATCCCAGCGAGTACAGGGAACGGCTGGAGAATGGGACAGGGAGAGGATAG
- the chvE gene encoding multiple monosaccharide ABC transporter substrate-binding protein, with protein sequence MKKKLLVTMLTLAMAGSLMACAGKEGAAPASEAKTETQADAKAEDAKAEDTKAETEAAKDGAASGEKHLIGVAMPTKDLQRWNQDGSNMKAELEAAGYEVDLQYASNDVQTQVSQVENMISNGCEMLVIASIDGSSLGEPLGQAKEAGIPVISYDRLLMNSDAVTYYATFDNYMVGQKQGEYLVKALGLEGNDGPFNIEMFTGDPADNNCNFFFGGAMDVLQPYIDSGKLVVKSGQTTFEQVATANWDSEKAQNRMDTIIAGNYSDGTVLNAVLCSNDSTALGVENALASSYTGEYPIITGQDCDIANVKNLIAGKQAMSVFKDTRTLASQVVKMVDAVMQGGEAEVNDTQSYDNGTGVIPTYLCEPVVVTIDNYKEMLIDSGYYTEDQLK encoded by the coding sequence ATGAAAAAGAAATTGTTAGTGACCATGCTTACATTAGCCATGGCAGGCAGCCTTATGGCATGCGCAGGCAAGGAGGGAGCTGCTCCTGCTTCAGAGGCAAAGACAGAGACCCAGGCCGACGCAAAGGCAGAGGATGCCAAAGCAGAGGATACCAAGGCTGAGACAGAAGCAGCAAAGGACGGGGCTGCATCCGGCGAAAAGCACCTGATCGGCGTGGCAATGCCAACCAAGGACCTGCAGAGATGGAACCAGGACGGAAGCAATATGAAGGCAGAGCTGGAGGCAGCCGGATATGAGGTAGACCTTCAGTACGCCAGCAACGATGTACAGACCCAGGTATCCCAGGTGGAGAACATGATTTCCAACGGCTGTGAGATGCTGGTAATCGCATCCATCGACGGAAGCTCTCTGGGCGAGCCGCTGGGACAGGCAAAGGAAGCAGGCATACCTGTTATTTCCTATGACAGACTTCTGATGAACTCCGACGCTGTTACATACTACGCAACCTTTGACAACTATATGGTAGGACAGAAGCAGGGCGAATATCTGGTAAAGGCTCTTGGATTAGAGGGGAACGACGGACCGTTCAACATTGAGATGTTCACCGGAGACCCGGCTGACAATAACTGTAACTTCTTCTTCGGCGGAGCCATGGACGTGCTTCAGCCATACATTGACAGCGGAAAGCTGGTTGTAAAGTCCGGCCAGACCACATTTGAGCAGGTGGCAACCGCTAACTGGGATTCGGAGAAGGCACAGAACAGAATGGATACCATCATCGCAGGAAATTACTCCGACGGAACCGTTTTAAACGCAGTACTCTGCTCCAACGACTCCACCGCACTGGGTGTTGAGAATGCCCTTGCATCCTCCTATACCGGCGAATATCCCATTATCACCGGCCAGGACTGTGATATCGCCAATGTGAAGAACCTGATTGCAGGCAAGCAGGCAATGTCCGTATTCAAGGATACACGTACCCTGGCCTCACAGGTGGTTAAGATGGTGGACGCCGTTATGCAGGGCGGAGAGGCAGAAGTAAACGATACCCAGTCTTATGACAACGGCACAGGCGTAATCCCCACATATCTCTGCGAGCCGGTGGTTGTCACAATTGATAATTACAAAGAAATGCTGATTGACTCCGGTTATTACACGGAAGACCAGTTAAAGTAA
- a CDS encoding sugar ABC transporter substrate-binding protein yields the protein MSIRKKGTAGRIVCTLSAVLFTVLAASGCVRTEDAAAGSVEQEETKVQIGLSFDSFVIERWMRERDVFVSAAKELGAEVNVQNANGDVQDQISQIEYFIRKQVDVIVVVAGDCEALTDVMIKAREAGIKTVSYDRLIQNAGCDLYISFDNTEVGRLMARSLLENIPDGGDIFLIQGPLTDHNVTLVREGIDETLAGSNLSVVYESNCAGWIAENAYTYTKEGLKQDRYVKGIICGNDDLASQAFRALSEERLAGKVYVTGQDGDLAACQRIVEGTQEMTAFKSVEQEASMAAKCAVLLGLGEEIEEARSTAYDGTYQVPYLELQPIAVTGENMDEVIIKGGFHAKEDVYLNVN from the coding sequence ATGAGTATACGTAAAAAAGGAACCGCAGGCCGCATTGTCTGCACGCTGTCTGCGGTCCTGTTCACGGTCCTGGCGGCTTCGGGCTGTGTCAGGACGGAGGATGCGGCGGCAGGCAGCGTGGAGCAGGAGGAGACCAAGGTACAGATTGGTCTTAGCTTTGATTCTTTTGTTATAGAGCGGTGGATGCGGGAACGGGATGTGTTCGTATCCGCTGCAAAGGAGCTGGGGGCAGAGGTCAATGTCCAGAATGCCAACGGGGACGTGCAGGATCAGATTTCCCAGATTGAGTATTTCATCAGAAAACAGGTGGATGTCATCGTGGTGGTGGCAGGGGACTGCGAGGCGCTGACAGATGTGATGATTAAAGCCAGGGAAGCGGGAATCAAGACAGTTTCCTATGACCGTCTCATACAGAATGCCGGATGTGACCTTTACATATCCTTTGACAACACCGAGGTGGGCAGGCTGATGGCCAGAAGCCTGTTAGAAAACATACCGGATGGGGGAGATATCTTCTTAATTCAGGGTCCGTTAACAGATCACAATGTAACGCTTGTCCGCGAAGGCATTGACGAGACGCTGGCAGGCAGCAACCTCAGCGTGGTCTACGAGTCCAACTGTGCGGGCTGGATTGCAGAGAACGCCTATACCTACACCAAGGAAGGATTAAAACAGGACCGCTATGTTAAGGGAATCATCTGCGGAAATGATGATCTGGCCAGCCAGGCATTCCGGGCCTTGTCCGAGGAAAGGCTGGCCGGAAAGGTGTACGTGACCGGCCAGGACGGCGACTTGGCAGCCTGCCAGCGCATCGTGGAGGGAACCCAGGAAATGACGGCCTTCAAATCCGTGGAACAGGAGGCCAGCATGGCTGCCAAATGCGCGGTGCTCCTGGGACTGGGAGAGGAAATAGAGGAGGCGCGGAGCACTGCCTATGACGGCACCTATCAAGTTCCCTACCTGGAATTGCAGCCCATTGCGGTCACCGGGGAAAATATGGACGAGGTCATCATTAAGGGCGGGTTCCATGCTAAGGAGGATGTGTATTTGAATGTAAACTGA